From Lucilia cuprina isolate Lc7/37 chromosome 4, ASM2204524v1, whole genome shotgun sequence:
AGCATTTTATTTGAGACCCGGTCGTTGGTATCAAGTAAGAGTGGCTGCTATTAATGCTTATGGTTTCAGAGGCTACTCGGAACCTTCACAGGCATTTACTTTACCTAATCGTAagcattttaataaatacatacttaactttttaattaaaaaattgtaaaaataacttCAAACACAAATTCTTATAAACCTTACAAgttttgcatttttgttttaGATCCTAAACCACCAAAAGCTCCAGCAGATTTAAAAGTCGTGTCATCACATTCGAATGGTAAAcatgttaatataaaaatagtatGGTGTGCTTCCAAATCAAATCTtccaattgaaaaatataaaattatctgGTCATTATATGTGAATAATGTACGCGATGAATCTTTAATATCGAATGAGGCCTTCGTTAAGGatgtaagtttgaaatgaaaagaaacatGAGGAACCTCACCTATTTTCATATCtcatttcactaaaaatataaaagttcaaaTTATATTCACGCTAATTTGTGGTTATTTCTTTTGATCTAATTTAGCGCCATCAATTTGAAATTCCTAATTTATTACCCGACTCCAGTTATTATATACAAGTACAAGCCATGTCTATTAATGGCAAAAGACGTTTAAAATCGGATAAACACTCTATACTATACAATACCACCAAATCACCCACTCAAGCCTTTAGTCCGTTAAAATGTGGAAAAGAACATCAACTCCTAAGAGATGGTCTGAGTAATGCATTTAACGATGATAGATAttacacaaaaaacaatttatacaatGATGGTGGTGGTAGTTCATTAACATCCCTCTCCTCAACATCTGCAATAAGTTCCATATCTAGTTCTACGAccacttttaatataaataacaataatagtaCTTATAACTCGAAAGCGGAAAAATTCGATGTCAAATATCGTCCTAATCGTAAGTTGGGCATGTTGGTGATTATATCTGGTCTCTTTACAAGAGATGAAAAGtaagtttgattttaaaaaaaattttataaattttctcatGTGCCACCCTTAAAATGCCATACAATCTACTTAACAGCGTCAAAGTTAACAGTGTTAACtaaaaactgatctagaactaactagaagtaaactagaactggaacttaactagaactgaacaagaactgaactagaacagaaaaaaaaaccgGTCTAAATTCggtgaactagaattgaactagaaccagaactgaagtagaactgaaccagaactgaactagaactgcactagaactgaactagaactgaactagaactgaactagaactgaactagaactgaactagaactgaactagaactgaactagaactgaactagaactgaactagaactgaactagaactaacctagaactgaactaaaactgaattatagttttatatagtactgaaaaataacataaaaaatacataagtagaaaatattttttttattttttcaaaaattttataaaaagtagattttaacaaaatttattttcacagcataaattaaaaactcaaatttaGTAATACTACAATCATTAACCAAACCATATTTTTATTACGTATTCCATTTCAGAAGGATTCACTGGTTTTTAGTAAACTCAGTTACAACACAACCTACAGCTTTAAGCCACGCAGTAATTCTGTAACTTCCGATGACAATATTAAGGGCATAACATTTACCACCCCAAAATGTGAAATTTTTCGCAAAGGCCATCCAAAAGCTAATATTAAGTGTTAAAACCTAAacaaaatgagatttttttacaaaaaaaaaaaaacaaaacaaacaaaactatttttaaaaaattaaaatattgttttatttaaacaaagattTAAACTCATTCATAGCATTTGTAGCCGCAGCAGCATCATTGGGTGCTTTCAATTTTAAAGCTTCCAAAACCTTTTTATAATCCAAATTTTCACCATGTTCAATGAGTGCAGCTATTAAACGTGAGGTATAGAGAACTGGACCACCTACCATGTGCAGAAAGTGGTAATCTTTTTGTTGACGCATAGTAAAAAGTATACGTTTTGAAACAAAATCCTTGTAATTACTAACATGACCCACACATATATAACGTTCCTCATGAGGTGAATAGATTTCAATTTGAGCACGTAAACTTTCGGCAGGTGTTAGTTGAGCTGCATTGACGTACACAACTCGAAAATGTACATTAAAAGTCTTGTAGAAATCCACacaaagatttaaaatattctccATTTGTTCTTCTGCTTCCTGCAGATCAGTAGTGGCTACAAATGTTTGCACAGCATTATTTTGTGTGGCTGTGAAAAGGTTAGGGGTATTGCTGCTGTTAGTTTTCTCATAAATACGACCTATGCTAACAAATTTCAAAGGTAATACCGTAGGATAAACACAGAGTTTGGTGACAGCACCCAGAAAACTTTCAAAAGATCCTCCACCCGTCAAATAGGcggcatttaatttattttgtaaatgtgCCTCCATAACTTTATGATATTGATCCATGGGTGTAGCATTTGCTTCTAACAGAACACAGCGTGTAAAATCTGGATTAGCTGTTTGTATAAAGTTACCTTTATCTAGAAAATATCTGGTTAAAGCTTGCGGCACTCTTATATCAAATTCAGCAGCCTCATTTAGCATATAGTAGCGACTgttatcaatgaaatatatcaAATCATCATGCTCTAAGTGAGATTTTTCTGCTTTCATTAACTGTTGCTTACTACGATAAAGAACTCTTTCATGTTCCCCCTCCGGGCACTGAGAATGTAAAGTGTTTGGTAAATGTAAAAATGCTTGTATGAACTCATCTTCAATGggataaaaattagttttcatCGTTCTCAAATCATTTCTTAAATGTTTGCCCTTTTCCTTAAGATCATTCATCAGTTCTTCATCTTTTTGTTCAGCTTTAGCGAGTTGCTTTAATTGTTTTGCTATCATTTCACGTTCATCTTCTAATTTGTCCATTGCCTTAATACCTTCCCTGTAGGtatcaaacattttcaatacaCTTTTCAAATCAATTGCCAGTTTTCTCTTTTCCACTGAATGTTCCAATTGTTCCATATTctcaaatgtttgtttaaagtcCATATAGGGTTGTAGTGTTACATAGTTTTCACTGGCTTTGTCTCCGGTTATATAGAGGGCAGAaacatttcgaatttttaatgcatttccAGAAAGTGGAATGATTTTTGAACACGTTTTAATTATTCGAtgcatttttaatgtttaatttaattcataacTTTTAGTTCAGATAAATTACTTTGCAGTATCTTTAGAAAAGAACTGTCGTAATAAAAAACATCATCAGCTGGTCACCAGCTGGCAACCGGTGTCTAACAGCTGTTTTATAATCTTTTCATGTATGTTGTAAGCGTTACCACACCATGtagaagaaattatttattCCGTAATAGGCATGCATTTCTCAATATCCAACAGTATTAGAGCTGGAGTTCAAAGCAAAAAACATATTCACTATGTTCGAAGCACTACCGAACtcgataaattttttactaaacttCAGAAGaggatataaaataaatataaatataaaatacatgaaTTCAGAATTTCGAAGATAATAACTCTGAGAACTTTAGTAATTATAtcagttttcaatttaaatcagtacatatataataaagttttcttatgtccatggacattttGATAACACaaatgtatttgaaattttgttttgaattaagGAAAGATACATTTTATACCAAAGAGAATCACTCCTAATATCGGTGTATCTTGCATTTTTCCCGCTACCACCGTGTTGAGTCTAATTCGGTTATCGTTACGTATGTGCTCTTTGCAAACGAATGTGAAGATAATCTTTACTTTAGTGTTAAGTGAGAGAGATTGACTTCCCTGTAGGACCAGGACCACATGTTAAAAAAGTCACCTGGACATTCGGAGGCTGATGCTAACTCTAAGTGGTAATTTAAACAGTTTGGAACTGTTAGACCGAACAGCTgagatttgcaaaataaaacaagtaagaaattatagtcgagcGAGGCCGACCACCTgtcacaaaaagtaaaatgcgATTAAGTttccataataaaacatttaagatgaattgtaccttgcctcagatatacttaagccattttcaataggcttcgtccctaggACAATAGTAGATcgtatgtcaaatttcattgaattatctccaaaattgcagtTTGTTTATAAGGTAGTTTGTTTATAAGGTTTACAACCCTATTCGGGGTTTAAGTTtgatggggctaggtgaaataatgtaccgatcttaaccatttttaatagtcCTGGGACAATTGAAGATCATgcatcaaatttcattgaattatcttcaaaattgtgacctgtaaaCTACAGGACGTATCAAATTcatcaaagaaaattattttgacccgatttgtatactttaaggtgggtataggaccaatattattatgcgttataaacttcagcacaaacccaatataccttccccatttaagtggtgtagggtattaataaatacatatatgtatttcctAAATGGGAATTGCAAACATATTCTTTTACCAATCTGGCAACTCTCGTTAAACAACGCTGTTGTTTCAATTCCGCattgttttacacaaaataaaaataattttaaacgtttacattaatttaagaattatttctacttttccataattttttgcaaatttttcaacataaaagttaaagaacaataaaacaaaatgcctaaagataaaaaacataaaaaggatGATCACCGTGAAAGACACCACAAGCACAAATCCAAACATAAGCATAAATctaaatcaaagaaaaaatacCGCTCATCTTCCTCTTCAAGTTCCTTGTCGTCATCATCTAGTGGCGATGAATCTCTACCCAAAAATGTCCAACTTTTAAAAGCTCTCGAGGAAAGACGTATCAAAGAGGAATTAGAGAGGAAGCGACTTAAAGAGGAGCTAAAGGCGAAAGAGACGCCAGAACAAAAACGCGAAAGACGTTTGAGAGAAAAGGAAGCCAAGGAATTAAGAAGAAAACAACGCATGGGTTGGGATAATGAATATCAAACATATACAGATCAAGATAATCCTTTTGGTGATTCCAACTTGACCTCCACCTTTGTATGGAATAAAAAACTACAGAAACAAGGTTTAAAAGATGTCCCCATACAAACAGTGGAGGCATTAAATAGacaaaaacaaatggaaaataaattggAATTGGAAAAAGTTAAGAAACGTAGGTTGGAGAGAGAAAAGGAAAAACAAGCTAGAGAAGAAGAAATGATATTGCAGCAAAGACAAAAGGAGGCAGCACAATTTCATGAATGGGAGAAACAAGAAGATCAATTTCATTTGGAACAAGCTCGCTTGCGAAGTGAAATACGCATACAAGATGGCAGAGCAAAGCCTATAGATTTACTAGCCCAATACATAAACAGTTCAAAGTTGGAGGATGCCATCGAAATGCAAATGCATGAGCCTTACTACATACTCAATGGTTTGTGCATCAAAGATTTGGAAGACCTTCTGGTGGACATTAAGGTCTATATTGAATTGGAAAAAGGTGAACATATAGATTTTTGGAATGATATGACCATTATTGTAGAAGatgaattacaaaaacaaagaaaacaagcAGAACAAGATGAAGCCGCAAGTTCTCGTCGAGAGGGTATACACGAAAGTGTGGTAAAGGATGTGACGGGTATATTTCGTAACAAAACCATAACACAATTAGATGAAATGAGAGCAAAAATAGAAGGGAAAATTGAGGCTCGTACGGAAGGAGTGGATATTAGTTATTGGGAAAATATATTATCACAACTAAAGGCTCACATGGCTAGAGCACGCTTAAGAGATCATCATCAAAAGAAACTTAGAGAAAAGTTGGACCTATTAAAAACATCAACGATTAAAGAAGAGCCACAGGAAAGTTCGCCACAACATCATGAGGGCCGTGAAACCCAGGAGGCCAGAGAAGAAAGCGAAGAAACCCAACAGGAAATATATGAAAATGATTGCTTTAATCTCTACAATGAAGGTAACTACAGTCCTCAATATATATCCTCCGAAGTGCAGTTCTCCTCACTTAATATTGTGGACGAAGAAGAGGATGAAATGAATTTGAAATATGAAAGACAACAGCTGCTGGAAAATAATACAGAAAATGTCAACTACAGCCAAGAGGAAGTCAATATGCGTCACGAAGCTCGCAAGGGCATGTCTAATGATGAAGTCGAATTTAGCGTTGAAATGCCTTGTGATAACTCACTCGCCATACAACTGGCCACTGATAAATATCGTCCACGTAAACCTCGTTACTTTAA
This genomic window contains:
- the LOC111678247 gene encoding serine--tRNA synthetase-like protein Slimp, which encodes MHRIIKTCSKIIPLSGNALKIRNVSALYITGDKASENYVTLQPYMDFKQTFENMEQLEHSVEKRKLAIDLKSVLKMFDTYREGIKAMDKLEDEREMIAKQLKQLAKAEQKDEELMNDLKEKGKHLRNDLRTMKTNFYPIEDEFIQAFLHLPNTLHSQCPEGEHERVLYRSKQQLMKAEKSHLEHDDLIYFIDNSRYYMLNEAAEFDIRVPQALTRYFLDKGNFIQTANPDFTRCVLLEANATPMDQYHKVMEAHLQNKLNAAYLTGGGSFESFLGAVTKLCVYPTVLPLKFVSIGRIYEKTNSSNTPNLFTATQNNAVQTFVATTDLQEAEEQMENILNLCVDFYKTFNVHFRVVYVNAAQLTPAESLRAQIEIYSPHEERYICVGHVSNYKDFVSKRILFTMRQQKDYHFLHMVGGPVLYTSRLIAALIEHGENLDYKKVLEALKLKAPNDAAAATNAMNEFKSLFK
- the LOC111683389 gene encoding anosmin-1; the encoded protein is MINKILKFIIVTLWLLQLPLKVQTRHHNRNSGGGGGGGRFRSLQSQQLSNIDVRDKILELQCYAKCHETLRGNNIDYEPCLTKCQIDMIKAPRRGYCPAMQNAIFQNINVQPLQKLSCLDNCSYDFDCPEVQKCCNSACGPVCMQPIGVRDDSRLPPIPKILKCGLIPREQKVEITLESNSSYYFHVEVRYHIGSLLSPRKLGPWQYQAVQKLAEILDLNILLTTVAFYLRPGRWYQVRVAAINAYGFRGYSEPSQAFTLPNHPKPPKAPADLKVVSSHSNGKHVNIKIVWCASKSNLPIEKYKIIWSLYVNNVRDESLISNEAFVKDRHQFEIPNLLPDSSYYIQVQAMSINGKRRLKSDKHSILYNTTKSPTQAFSPLKCGKEHQLLRDGLSNAFNDDRYYTKNNLYNDGGGSSLTSLSSTSAISSISSSTTTFNINNNNSTYNSKAEKFDVKYRPNRKLGMLVIISGLFTRDEK
- the LOC111678246 gene encoding cactin, which encodes MPKDKKHKKDDHRERHHKHKSKHKHKSKSKKKYRSSSSSSSLSSSSSGDESLPKNVQLLKALEERRIKEELERKRLKEELKAKETPEQKRERRLREKEAKELRRKQRMGWDNEYQTYTDQDNPFGDSNLTSTFVWNKKLQKQGLKDVPIQTVEALNRQKQMENKLELEKVKKRRLEREKEKQAREEEMILQQRQKEAAQFHEWEKQEDQFHLEQARLRSEIRIQDGRAKPIDLLAQYINSSKLEDAIEMQMHEPYYILNGLCIKDLEDLLVDIKVYIELEKGEHIDFWNDMTIIVEDELQKQRKQAEQDEAASSRREGIHESVVKDVTGIFRNKTITQLDEMRAKIEGKIEARTEGVDISYWENILSQLKAHMARARLRDHHQKKLREKLDLLKTSTIKEEPQESSPQHHEGRETQEAREESEETQQEIYENDCFNLYNEGNYSPQYISSEVQFSSLNIVDEEEDEMNLKYERQQLLENNTENVNYSQEEVNMRHEARKGMSNDEVEFSVEMPCDNSLAIQLATDKYRPRKPRYFNRVHTGFEWNKYNQTHYDMDNPPPKIVQGYKFNIFYPDLIDKSKTPQYFLTQCEDNPDFAILRFHAGPPYEDIAFKIVHREWEFSYKRGFRCQFHNNIFQLWFHFKRYRYRR